A single window of Myxococcales bacterium DNA harbors:
- a CDS encoding tetratricopeptide repeat protein, translating into MTANNNDIDPMLEQLGRDFDAELAEEPGDSARLQQAVTRALAAPAPPRSIGRRRLPWLLAAAALFAGAALATQLGRKPAGVAPTPSSFTAVTLDEPTAPLGTTESAPAPATAAPSASPESSSEPSPVLPAPSSSAGAPPSAASLFSRANQARRDRHDADAIRLYRELQRRYPDSREASASRVTLGQLLLDRTAPSEALGEFERYLEKSPGEVSEEALAGRARALGKLGRASEERAAWQTLLQRYPSSLHAAEAKRRLAAIGN; encoded by the coding sequence GTGACCGCGAACAACAACGACATCGATCCGATGCTCGAGCAGCTCGGCCGTGACTTCGACGCGGAGCTCGCTGAAGAACCCGGCGACTCCGCGCGACTGCAGCAGGCCGTGACCCGGGCACTGGCAGCGCCGGCGCCGCCAAGGTCGATCGGGCGGCGGCGTCTTCCCTGGCTGCTCGCGGCGGCCGCGCTCTTTGCGGGTGCCGCTCTGGCAACGCAGCTCGGGCGCAAACCAGCGGGCGTGGCGCCGACGCCGTCATCCTTCACTGCCGTCACACTCGATGAGCCAACTGCGCCGCTCGGCACCACCGAGAGCGCGCCCGCCCCCGCAACCGCCGCGCCGAGCGCGAGCCCAGAGTCGAGCAGCGAGCCAAGCCCAGTGCTTCCCGCACCCTCGAGCTCCGCAGGCGCGCCACCGAGTGCGGCCAGCCTCTTCAGCCGAGCCAACCAGGCTCGACGCGACCGGCACGACGCCGACGCAATTCGACTCTACCGAGAGCTTCAGCGCCGTTATCCGGACTCGCGCGAGGCGAGCGCATCGCGGGTCACGCTGGGCCAGCTCTTGCTCGATCGCACGGCTCCCAGCGAGGCGCTCGGCGAGTTCGAGCGCTACCTCGAAAAATCCCCCGGTGAGGTGAGCGAAGAGGCGCTTGCCGGCCGTGCCCGCGCTCTCGGCAAGCTGGGCCGCGCCAGCGAAGAGCGCGCCGCATGGCAGACGCTACTCCAGCGTTACCCGAGCTCCCTCCACGCCGCCGAGGCGAAACGACGGCTGGCCGCCATCGGCAACTGA
- a CDS encoding RNA polymerase sigma factor, protein MQLVLTLMPGGDTNLEQAVEHLTARRDEDRPPDPLGAQARAAQSGDQVALRELLDGLGPRLLRTVRGVLGARHPELDDTLQEAMLLFVRSLPAFRGEGDVTGYAVRITLRSAITARKRHRARATVAEVATSEGEVEAATQTDAVLAARRREILRRLLEDLPETQAEALGLRVVLGYSLAETAEISGCPENTIRSRIRLARDALKKRIETEGLLDVLEVNP, encoded by the coding sequence ATGCAGCTCGTGCTCACCCTCATGCCCGGCGGCGATACTAACCTCGAGCAGGCTGTGGAGCACCTGACCGCGCGCCGCGACGAAGATCGACCCCCAGATCCGCTGGGGGCCCAGGCTCGCGCGGCCCAGTCCGGCGACCAGGTCGCGCTCCGCGAGTTGCTCGATGGCCTGGGGCCACGCCTGCTCCGCACCGTGCGCGGCGTGCTCGGCGCGCGCCACCCGGAGCTCGATGACACGCTGCAGGAAGCGATGCTGCTCTTCGTTCGCTCTCTGCCGGCGTTCCGCGGCGAGGGCGATGTCACCGGCTACGCGGTGCGGATCACCCTTCGCTCCGCCATCACTGCGCGCAAACGTCATCGCGCTCGCGCCACGGTGGCAGAGGTCGCGACCTCCGAAGGCGAAGTTGAAGCCGCAACACAAACTGACGCCGTGCTAGCCGCGCGGCGTCGGGAGATCTTGCGTCGCCTGCTGGAGGATCTTCCCGAGACTCAAGCCGAAGCGCTCGGCTTGCGGGTGGTGCTCGGTTATTCCCTGGCCGAGACCGCGGAGATCTCCGGCTGCCCCGAGAACACGATTCGAAGTCGCATCCGCTTGGCGCGGGACGCGCTCAAGAAGCGCATCGAGACCGAGGGGCTGCTGGATGTGCTGGAGGTGAACCCGTGA
- a CDS encoding VWA domain-containing protein, translating to MTFAAACRIALSVATLGLALGCSAANERPLGSELGGSAGAAGAGVGGGSGAAGGSGGVTLQGGSGGSGGAAGGPTECRNVDILFVIDRSGSMSDNQISLINSFPGFIGAIQQKLAFADSYHVGVVSSDDNFENQAGCQKIGDLVTQTGGPLSSQANCGPFASGKRYLDEKEPNVAGKFACVAQVGSGGNDDERVSRAMLNAIKTDNNAPGACNAGFARIDSLLIVVLITDEDDAPDQCGEPDPFSSCGCKTCGSGGDPASWYQELLSYKGGIKENIVVLSLIGLTGNNSCGAVPASKLIGFTNKFGDNAYKGDVCATSYDQFFAETLPVIDKACEKYVPPPVK from the coding sequence ATGACGTTCGCAGCCGCCTGCCGCATCGCACTATCCGTCGCCACACTCGGTCTCGCACTGGGCTGTTCGGCGGCCAACGAGCGGCCGCTCGGCAGCGAGCTCGGCGGCAGCGCCGGTGCTGCAGGGGCCGGGGTCGGCGGCGGCAGCGGCGCCGCCGGGGGTAGCGGTGGCGTGACGCTGCAAGGCGGCTCCGGGGGCAGCGGCGGCGCGGCCGGCGGCCCCACCGAGTGCCGCAACGTGGACATCCTGTTCGTGATCGATCGCTCGGGCAGCATGTCAGACAACCAGATCAGCCTGATCAACTCGTTCCCGGGGTTCATCGGCGCCATCCAGCAGAAGCTGGCGTTCGCCGACAGTTATCACGTGGGTGTCGTCAGCTCCGACGACAACTTCGAGAACCAGGCTGGCTGTCAGAAGATCGGTGATCTCGTGACCCAGACGGGCGGCCCGCTCTCCAGCCAGGCCAACTGTGGACCGTTTGCGAGTGGCAAGCGCTACCTCGACGAGAAGGAGCCGAACGTCGCCGGAAAGTTCGCGTGTGTGGCGCAGGTGGGCTCGGGGGGGAACGACGACGAGCGGGTCTCGCGAGCGATGTTGAACGCGATCAAGACCGACAACAACGCGCCCGGAGCCTGCAACGCCGGCTTCGCGCGGATCGATTCGTTGCTGATCGTGGTCCTGATCACGGATGAAGACGACGCACCGGACCAGTGCGGTGAGCCCGACCCGTTCAGTTCGTGTGGCTGCAAGACCTGCGGCTCCGGCGGCGATCCGGCCAGCTGGTACCAGGAGCTGCTCAGCTACAAGGGCGGCATCAAGGAGAACATCGTCGTTCTGTCCTTGATCGGGCTGACCGGAAACAACAGCTGCGGCGCGGTACCTGCGTCCAAGCTGATCGGGTTCACCAACAAGTTCGGCGACAACGCCTACAAGGGTGACGTGTGCGCCACGAGCTACGATCAGTTCTTCGCCGAGACGCTGCCGGTGATCGACAAGGCTTGTGAGAAGTACGTGCCGCCCCCGGTGAAGTGA
- a CDS encoding DUF2478 domain-containing protein — protein sequence MSSWSAIVGAPGTQKGRAAQKLAQQLTTRGLRVAGFVQIDVLDAAGEELGWDVVSVAEPPRSGILARASQTPDLCGYAFEDAGFALAKDFASETADVVIVGNLGKLEAAKLGHWPLLEALVAQSDGPHVVACVRDSCLATIALALPDPVDYVELPTDDATLADFAERLSSVVSGR from the coding sequence ATGTCGAGCTGGTCCGCCATCGTCGGAGCGCCGGGCACCCAAAAGGGTCGCGCGGCGCAGAAGCTCGCCCAACAGCTGACGACGCGCGGGCTGAGGGTCGCGGGTTTCGTGCAGATCGACGTGCTCGATGCCGCGGGTGAGGAGCTTGGTTGGGACGTCGTGAGTGTCGCAGAGCCGCCGCGCTCCGGGATCCTGGCGCGCGCCTCGCAGACGCCGGATCTCTGTGGATATGCCTTCGAAGACGCCGGGTTTGCGCTGGCCAAAGATTTCGCATCGGAGACCGCGGACGTTGTCATCGTCGGCAACCTCGGCAAGCTCGAGGCGGCAAAGCTGGGACATTGGCCGCTGCTCGAGGCGCTCGTCGCGCAGAGTGACGGTCCCCACGTGGTCGCCTGTGTGCGGGACAGCTGCCTCGCGACCATCGCCCTCGCACTACCCGACCCCGTGGACTACGTGGAGCTGCCTACCGACGACGCCACGCTCGCGGATTTTGCCGAACGCTTGAGCAGCGTCGTGAGCGGGCGCTGA
- a CDS encoding TonB family protein — MPAPHVHLAGCPRHAARTRLARSDAARPTFRGSFRALAALFALTLWAGSAWAQTSPDIVPPKLSFDPGVVYPKQALADEVFGPVTVVVIVVIDKTGAVQDASVETPQGHGFDAAALEAARHLRFEPALRGGVKTASKIRFKYRFTAPAPSLEGALVEADSGAALGGVTVSVRTSDGVVHRATSGADGSFRFEGLARGKAQLSVEPPDRDAQDTVVELLPGKDTRVVFRFGASASKPITPETSTQKKAAPIEVVVRGKKLAPAVSSLTREEVRQIPGVFGDPFRAIEVLPGVTPIISGLPFFYIRGAPPGNVGYFLDGVRVPYLYHLAIGPSVVHPALVERVDLYPGGYPARFGRFAGGIVAAEATAPRSEWHGEGNIRLFDAGAMVEAPFAGGRGTALVGARYSYTAALLSLFAKEITLDYRDYQARVSYDITPKDRVTAFGFGSYDLLGRTQNGLFEVLFGTEFYRLDLRYDRLLPDGDIRTAVTLGYDQTKIGQQRNAIDEMLVVRSELKQRLEPGVTFRAGADTALDSYSATEQTYADPDDPGTKTFNDLFPPRSDLGIGMWSDVVLDVTPEVELTPGLRLDLYSSGGASAVGFDPRIAARFKLSDDFRIVHAYGVAHQPPSFVVPVPGLSPANLRGGLQSSYQTSAGVEWDLPDATTATATVFYNVFLDMTDTIGTSGGGGGGPPAFERRSTGAGYGFELFVKRKLTKRFGGFLSYTLSRSTRAIGREKIPATFDRTHVANVAVAYDLGRRWRAGTRFVFYTGTPKNPDSGGLVAPLRSSSPERNPAFYRIDLRLEKRWPLAKSAWISFVAEFMNATLHKEIFNDEEIGPIAIPSVGVEGGF; from the coding sequence GTGCCTGCTCCGCACGTCCACCTGGCGGGTTGCCCACGGCACGCGGCCCGCACTCGCCTCGCACGGTCGGACGCCGCGAGGCCGACCTTCCGCGGCTCGTTCCGCGCGCTCGCCGCGCTCTTCGCGCTGACCCTCTGGGCCGGCTCTGCCTGGGCGCAGACGAGCCCGGACATCGTCCCGCCCAAGCTCTCGTTCGACCCTGGTGTCGTCTATCCCAAACAGGCGCTCGCCGACGAGGTGTTCGGTCCCGTGACCGTCGTCGTGATCGTGGTGATCGACAAGACCGGAGCGGTGCAGGATGCCAGCGTCGAGACACCCCAGGGCCACGGCTTCGACGCAGCCGCGCTCGAGGCGGCGAGACACCTGCGCTTCGAGCCCGCGCTGCGAGGCGGGGTCAAGACCGCGTCGAAGATCCGCTTCAAGTACCGCTTCACGGCGCCGGCGCCCAGCCTCGAGGGCGCGCTGGTCGAGGCCGACAGCGGTGCGGCACTCGGAGGCGTGACCGTGTCGGTCAGAACCTCCGATGGGGTCGTGCATCGCGCGACCTCGGGAGCGGATGGCAGCTTCCGCTTCGAAGGCTTGGCGCGCGGCAAGGCGCAGCTCTCGGTCGAACCGCCGGATCGCGACGCTCAAGACACGGTCGTCGAGCTATTGCCAGGCAAAGACACCCGGGTCGTGTTCCGGTTCGGAGCGAGCGCGTCCAAACCCATCACGCCCGAGACCTCGACCCAAAAGAAGGCCGCGCCCATCGAGGTGGTGGTGCGCGGGAAGAAACTGGCACCCGCGGTCTCGTCGCTCACGCGGGAAGAAGTGCGGCAGATCCCCGGGGTGTTCGGTGATCCGTTTCGCGCCATCGAGGTGCTGCCGGGGGTCACGCCGATCATCTCGGGTCTGCCCTTCTTCTACATTCGCGGGGCGCCGCCGGGGAACGTCGGCTACTTTCTCGACGGCGTCCGGGTGCCGTACCTGTATCACCTCGCCATCGGGCCCTCCGTCGTGCACCCGGCGCTGGTCGAACGCGTCGATCTGTATCCGGGCGGCTACCCCGCGCGCTTTGGGCGCTTCGCGGGTGGCATCGTGGCTGCCGAGGCGACGGCCCCACGAAGCGAGTGGCATGGCGAGGGCAACATCCGTTTGTTCGATGCCGGGGCCATGGTCGAGGCGCCCTTTGCAGGCGGGCGTGGCACCGCGCTGGTCGGCGCGCGGTACTCCTACACCGCCGCGCTGCTGTCTCTGTTCGCGAAGGAGATCACGCTCGACTACCGGGACTACCAGGCGCGGGTGTCCTATGACATCACCCCCAAGGATCGGGTGACGGCCTTCGGCTTCGGCAGCTACGATCTGCTCGGCCGAACGCAGAACGGGCTGTTCGAGGTCCTGTTCGGGACGGAGTTCTATCGCCTGGATCTGCGTTACGACCGCCTGTTGCCGGACGGTGACATCCGCACCGCGGTGACGCTCGGCTACGACCAGACCAAGATCGGCCAGCAGCGCAACGCCATCGACGAAATGCTGGTCGTGCGCAGTGAGCTCAAACAACGGCTCGAGCCGGGGGTCACGTTTCGTGCCGGAGCTGACACTGCACTCGACTCGTACAGCGCGACCGAGCAGACCTACGCGGATCCCGACGATCCAGGCACCAAGACCTTCAACGACCTGTTCCCGCCCCGCAGCGATCTCGGCATTGGCATGTGGAGCGACGTGGTGCTCGACGTGACCCCGGAGGTCGAGCTGACGCCCGGCCTGCGCCTGGATCTCTACAGCTCCGGCGGCGCGAGCGCGGTCGGGTTCGACCCGCGGATCGCAGCCCGATTCAAGCTCAGCGACGATTTTCGCATCGTTCATGCGTACGGCGTCGCGCATCAGCCTCCGTCCTTCGTCGTGCCGGTGCCGGGGCTGTCTCCCGCCAATCTCCGCGGCGGGCTTCAGTCCAGCTATCAGACCAGCGCCGGGGTCGAGTGGGATCTGCCGGACGCAACCACCGCGACTGCTACAGTGTTTTACAACGTGTTCCTCGACATGACCGACACCATTGGCACGAGCGGCGGGGGCGGGGGAGGGCCGCCGGCGTTCGAGCGCCGCAGCACCGGCGCCGGCTACGGGTTCGAGCTGTTCGTGAAACGAAAGCTCACCAAACGCTTCGGCGGATTTCTCTCCTACACTCTCTCGCGCAGCACACGCGCCATCGGTCGCGAGAAGATCCCTGCTACCTTCGACCGCACCCACGTCGCCAACGTGGCCGTCGCCTACGATCTGGGTCGGCGCTGGCGGGCGGGCACTCGCTTCGTCTTCTATACCGGCACACCCAAGAACCCGGACAGCGGCGGCCTGGTCGCGCCCCTCAGGTCGTCGAGCCCCGAGCGCAATCCCGCCTTCTACCGCATCGATCTGCGGCTCGAGAAACGCTGGCCGCTGGCGAAGTCTGCCTGGATCTCCTTCGTTGCCGAGTTCATGAACGCGACTCTTCACAAGGAGATCTTCAACGACGAAGAGATCGGGCCGATCGCCATTCCCAGCGTCGGCGTCGAGGGAGGGTTCTGA
- a CDS encoding DUF2961 domain-containing protein yields MLGTIALALTACSEPTESAAPKSVGPDDVVLPDETADALALERMRDWRDLPVFTSDRFHRYSSYDRETGAPVPISLLANGNRDMNNFVCRSADAEIEAPLVGVQLDLEECPEAYVHGLVMARVDGPGRMERFQLTQLSLRNTVSDSELLRIYLDDAPEPFLQLPLAAVLDGSAGEIFAPPFGRGSTHHLAWYYPVSFAKRLIVAIDRVGPLDLVYYQIDVASNVEHVAPSKHRLPARDDVKLVLDTPAVSGSELSPVTTLALTSLESVTLPPLPGPQTLTELAVSVAKTDLAELPKITLKISWDGAATPAIELPLSLLYAAALAPPATSSLALAVEDQGERLRMSLRLPMPFSTSALLGFQSTASSDLSLGLSIRGEPGVPSSPFGRLHAESHTTVAPAPSTHHPVLSAKGPGRYVGTCAMLEGHGTPTGAFSSPLNFLEGDFRGMVDGAWDLRDTGTEDFFDSCFYFESGGFGSAFAQAWDAKSENGAGRASACRWNVLGTAIDYAASFELDLEIGPGDPSLLERYRTVGFVYR; encoded by the coding sequence ATGCTCGGCACAATCGCCCTTGCGCTCACGGCGTGCAGCGAGCCGACCGAGAGCGCGGCGCCGAAGTCGGTGGGGCCGGATGACGTCGTCTTGCCCGACGAGACCGCGGACGCTCTCGCTCTCGAGCGCATGCGCGATTGGCGCGACCTTCCCGTGTTCACCTCGGATCGATTTCACCGGTATTCGAGCTACGACCGTGAGACCGGTGCCCCGGTCCCCATCTCGCTGCTCGCCAACGGCAACCGGGACATGAACAACTTCGTGTGTCGAAGCGCCGACGCGGAGATCGAAGCGCCGTTGGTGGGGGTGCAGCTCGACCTCGAAGAGTGCCCGGAGGCCTACGTGCACGGTCTGGTCATGGCTCGCGTCGATGGCCCCGGCAGGATGGAGCGCTTCCAGCTCACGCAGCTGTCGTTGCGCAACACGGTCTCCGACTCGGAGCTCTTGCGCATCTACCTGGACGACGCCCCGGAGCCGTTCCTGCAACTGCCACTCGCGGCGGTGCTCGACGGCAGCGCGGGGGAGATCTTCGCGCCGCCCTTCGGCCGCGGCTCCACGCACCACCTGGCCTGGTACTACCCCGTGAGCTTCGCAAAACGATTGATCGTGGCCATCGACCGGGTGGGTCCCCTCGATCTCGTTTATTACCAGATCGACGTCGCCTCGAACGTCGAGCACGTTGCGCCGTCGAAACATCGGCTGCCCGCCCGGGACGACGTGAAGCTCGTGCTCGACACGCCGGCGGTGTCCGGCTCCGAGCTGTCGCCGGTCACCACGCTGGCGCTGACGTCGCTAGAGAGCGTTACGCTGCCGCCGCTGCCCGGGCCGCAGACGCTGACGGAGCTCGCGGTCAGCGTGGCCAAGACAGATCTGGCGGAGTTGCCGAAGATTACCCTGAAGATCAGCTGGGACGGCGCAGCGACGCCGGCCATCGAGTTACCCCTCTCGTTGCTCTACGCGGCGGCCCTCGCGCCGCCTGCCACGAGCAGCCTCGCGCTGGCAGTCGAGGACCAGGGTGAGCGTCTGCGCATGAGCTTGCGTCTGCCGATGCCGTTCAGCACGAGCGCTCTGCTCGGGTTCCAGTCGACGGCCAGCAGCGATCTCAGCCTCGGATTGTCGATTCGAGGTGAGCCTGGCGTGCCCAGTTCACCGTTCGGGCGGTTGCACGCAGAGAGCCACACGACGGTTGCGCCCGCGCCGAGCACTCACCACCCCGTGCTCAGCGCCAAAGGGCCGGGCCGCTACGTTGGGACGTGCGCAATGCTCGAGGGCCACGGCACGCCGACCGGTGCATTTTCGAGCCCGCTCAACTTCCTCGAGGGGGATTTTCGCGGCATGGTCGACGGCGCATGGGACCTGCGGGACACGGGCACCGAGGACTTCTTCGACAGCTGTTTCTACTTCGAGAGTGGGGGCTTCGGTTCAGCGTTTGCGCAGGCCTGGGACGCAAAGTCCGAGAACGGCGCGGGGCGTGCGAGCGCCTGCCGCTGGAACGTGCTCGGCACCGCCATCGACTACGCCGCGAGCTTCGAGCTGGACCTGGAGATCGGACCCGGTGATCCATCGCTGCTGGAGCGCTATCGGACTGTGGGGTTTGTCTACCGCTGA
- a CDS encoding 4'-phosphopantetheinyl transferase superfamily protein: MTSRASPVSLEAGTARVYFQRPELELEDPKLAALLCPEELGRMRRYLRVDDQRTFLAAHALLRQTLSAHADTAPEAWTFDANAYGRPEVSDRSLRFSLSHAPGLVGCLVSATADCGFDIEDTTRVDDLLEVARSVFAADECRLLESMPGAERRRRFFEIWTLKEAYVKARGMGLSLPLREFSFSFEPQIRFSSRETPAEPREHWHFELSYPTERHVAAVAIRHLGADFSVISGFR; this comes from the coding sequence GTGACCTCGCGAGCGAGTCCAGTGAGCCTGGAGGCGGGCACGGCTCGGGTGTATTTCCAACGACCCGAGCTCGAGCTCGAAGACCCGAAGCTCGCAGCGCTGCTGTGCCCCGAGGAGCTCGGGCGCATGCGTCGTTACCTGCGCGTGGACGACCAGCGGACGTTCCTCGCGGCGCACGCGCTCCTGCGCCAAACCCTGTCCGCTCATGCTGATACGGCCCCCGAGGCGTGGACCTTCGATGCCAATGCCTACGGGCGTCCCGAGGTGTCCGACCGGAGTTTGCGCTTCAGTCTCTCGCACGCGCCCGGCCTGGTTGGCTGCCTGGTCAGCGCGACGGCGGACTGCGGATTCGACATCGAGGACACGACCCGCGTCGACGACCTGCTCGAGGTGGCGCGGAGTGTGTTTGCCGCCGACGAGTGCCGTCTGCTCGAATCGATGCCCGGCGCCGAGCGCCGGCGGCGATTCTTCGAGATCTGGACGCTCAAGGAGGCCTACGTGAAAGCGCGAGGCATGGGCCTGTCGCTTCCGCTTCGGGAGTTCTCCTTCAGCTTCGAGCCCCAGATCCGCTTCAGCTCCCGGGAGACCCCTGCCGAGCCCCGAGAGCACTGGCATTTCGAGCTCTCGTACCCGACCGAACGGCACGTCGCGGCCGTGGCGATCCGCCACCTTGGGGCCGATTTCTCGGTAATTTCTGGCTTTCGGTGA
- a CDS encoding PfaD family polyunsaturated fatty acid/polyketide biosynthesis protein translates to MKSLGTWGSPRPPAFVGEDIVEQAHHVRSPAFVVYDPNHARVGVASEGTMLRPDQVNGTPTFPLLAVLPPLYPEWLGDRSFCEVHDTRFPYVTGAMANGIATTALVINIARAEMLGFFGAAGLSLARVEAAIDELTRELGDDYPWGTDLIHSPDEPALENGLVDLYLRRGVRRVSASAFMRVTPSVVRYSASGLTLDPRGSVRRENHLFAKISRPEVAQAFLMPPPQEILGALVAAGSITTEEAALASRLPLAEDIICEADSGGHTDNRPLTALVPIITALRDRVVAEQGYSRPIRVGAAGGLGTPTAVAAAFALGAAFVLTGSVNQGAVESGLSEEGRGMLASAGLADVSMAAAADMFELGVKLQVLKRGTLFAPRANRLYELYQAHASIDAIPAEDRARIEKDIFRMSLDEVWEHTRAFWSAREPKELALAERDPKHKMALCFRWYLGLSSRWAINGQSERRADYQIWCGPAMGAFNDWVKGSFLEPAENRQAVQIARNLMEGAAVITRAQQLRSYGVPVPAAAFNFRPRPLS, encoded by the coding sequence ATGAAGTCGTTGGGCACCTGGGGAAGCCCGCGTCCCCCCGCGTTTGTCGGCGAAGACATCGTCGAGCAGGCGCACCACGTTCGCTCACCGGCGTTCGTCGTCTACGACCCAAACCACGCCCGGGTCGGGGTGGCCTCCGAGGGCACGATGCTGCGCCCGGATCAGGTCAACGGGACCCCGACGTTTCCTCTGCTAGCCGTGCTGCCGCCGCTCTACCCGGAGTGGCTCGGCGATCGGTCGTTCTGCGAAGTGCACGACACACGCTTCCCCTACGTGACCGGCGCCATGGCCAACGGCATCGCCACGACCGCGCTCGTGATCAACATCGCTCGGGCCGAGATGCTCGGTTTCTTTGGCGCCGCGGGCCTGTCCCTGGCGCGCGTCGAAGCGGCGATCGACGAGCTGACGCGAGAGCTGGGTGACGACTACCCCTGGGGTACGGATCTGATCCACAGCCCCGACGAGCCGGCGCTGGAGAACGGTCTGGTGGACCTGTACTTGCGGCGCGGAGTACGGCGCGTGTCGGCCTCGGCGTTCATGCGGGTGACGCCGTCGGTCGTGCGCTACTCGGCGAGTGGCCTGACGCTCGACCCGCGCGGCAGCGTGCGCCGTGAGAACCACCTGTTTGCGAAGATTTCTCGGCCGGAGGTGGCGCAGGCGTTCTTGATGCCACCGCCGCAGGAGATCCTGGGCGCGCTCGTGGCCGCCGGCAGCATCACGACCGAGGAAGCCGCTCTGGCGTCGCGCTTGCCGTTGGCGGAAGACATCATCTGTGAAGCCGACTCGGGCGGTCACACCGACAACCGTCCGCTCACCGCGCTGGTGCCGATCATCACCGCACTCCGGGACCGAGTGGTTGCGGAGCAGGGTTATTCCCGGCCGATCCGTGTGGGCGCGGCGGGGGGCCTCGGGACTCCTACCGCGGTCGCCGCCGCCTTTGCCCTGGGCGCGGCGTTCGTGCTGACCGGGTCGGTGAATCAGGGCGCGGTCGAGTCCGGGTTGTCGGAAGAAGGGCGCGGCATGCTCGCGAGCGCGGGGCTCGCGGACGTGAGCATGGCGGCCGCCGCGGACATGTTCGAGCTGGGCGTGAAGCTGCAGGTGCTCAAGCGCGGCACACTCTTCGCCCCCCGCGCCAACCGCCTGTACGAGCTGTACCAGGCGCATGCGTCCATCGACGCGATCCCCGCCGAAGATCGCGCGCGGATCGAAAAGGACATCTTCCGCATGAGCCTCGACGAGGTGTGGGAGCACACGCGCGCTTTCTGGAGCGCGCGCGAGCCGAAGGAGCTCGCCTTGGCCGAGCGAGATCCCAAACACAAGATGGCCCTGTGTTTCCGCTGGTACCTGGGTCTGTCGAGCCGCTGGGCCATCAACGGCCAGTCGGAGCGGCGCGCGGACTACCAGATCTGGTGCGGTCCAGCCATGGGGGCTTTCAACGACTGGGTGAAGGGCTCGTTCCTCGAGCCTGCCGAGAACCGCCAGGCGGTGCAGATCGCTCGCAACTTGATGGAGGGCGCCGCGGTGATCACCCGCGCCCAACAACTCCGCAGCTACGGAGTCCCCGTGCCTGCTGCTGCTTTCAACTTCAGACCACGGCCCCTGTCCTGA